DNA sequence from the Bacillota bacterium genome:
AACTAATGTGGCAAGCATTTCTTCATACCTCGGACTGCCTGTCAAAGTGCTCACAACCTTTGTAAAGGGAAGTCCTATAGCGCAATTTATTAAAAACAATCTTGCAAGCCGGCATATGGCTTATGAAGGTAAGGAAGTCCCGCAAGGTGGACCGTGGGGATATCGCCATCAGTTTAACATTGCAGACAGCGGCTACGGTTCGCGCGGCCCGAGGGTACACAATGACCGTGCAGGTGAAGTAGGCAGAACTCTGAATGTAAAAGACTTTGATTTGGACAGGATTTTTGGCAAAGAAGGTGTACAAATTTTGCACCTTTCAGGCTTGGTCAGCGCGTTATCACCGGAAACAGGCGTTTTCTGCCTTGAACTGTCCAGGGCTGCAAAGAAATTTGGTACGCGGATTTCTTTTGACCTGAATTACAGGGCTTCCTTTTGGGAAAACCGCGAGAAAGAGCTTCACGATATTTTCACTGAAATTGCAAGCATTTCGGATATACTCGTAGGCAATGAAGAAGATTTTCAACTGTGCCTCGGTATTGAGGGCCCTGAGGCGGGCGGAAAGGATCTTACCGCAAAAATTGAAAGTTTCAAGGAAATGATCAAATGTGTGAAAAAGGCATTCCCTAACGCATCTGTTTTTGCAACAACACTGCGCCAGGTTATTAGCGCCAACAGCCATAAGTGGGGCGCTATCATGCTGGAGGGCGATACCTGGCACGTTATAGAACCGCGCGAAATCACTGTGCTCGACCGTATAGGAGGGGGAGACGGCTTTGTGGGCGGCATGCTCTATGCTATCCTGAAAGGCTGGGAACCTGAAAAATGGATTCAGTTCGGCTGGGCAAGCGGCGCACTGGCTACAACCTTCCTGACGGATTATGCCCAACCTGCCGATGAAGAGCAGATCTGGAGTATCTGGGAAGGTAACGCACGTGTAAAGCGTTAAATAATATGATTTAACAAAAAAAGTAAAATAAAAGGGCAAAAATAAAAGTAAGACAAAGGGCCATTTCTTTTGTCTTGCCAGATAAAAGAAGCGTCCCCTCGTCTTGCTGTCTTTATCTTGTCCTTGTTTTGAATACTGTTTAAAGAGATGTTATTAAATGGAGAAAGCTGCAAAACTCAATTGCTATTACTTCGGCTTGGGCACCGTGGGAAGGGATATGTTATATATTATGGTCAGCATGTATCTCATGGTGTATCTTACCGAAATTCTCAATCTGCCTGATTCAGTTATGTGGTATATGACAGGAGCGCATACAGTTTTGCGGATATTCGACGCTGTAAACGACCCTTTCATGGGCGTTCTGGTAGATAACGCCCAAACGCGTTTCGGGAAATTCAAACCATGGATAGTTGCAGGGAGTATAATTGGCGGTATTCTTACAATCCTGCTTTTTACCGATTTTGGATTCACAGGCACGGAATATGTCATTTACTTTATAATTATTTATCTTGCATGGGACCTGGCATATGGCATAAACGACATTGCTTACTGGTCCATGCTTCCATCACTCGCCATTGACTAGAAGGAACGTGAAAGGATAGGCTCTTTTGCAAAAATCTGCGCCAATATAGGTATGTACATAGCCGTGGTAGGCATACTTTCCGTGACAAATGCATTGGGCGGCAACACAAGGGCATGGTTTGTTTTTGCAGTAGCTATTGTGGCAATCACATGGGCGTTTTTGTGCTTTACAGTATTCGGGGTTAAAGAAAATCGCTCGATCTATAAGAAAGAGAAGACGACTTCTCTTAAAGAGATGTTCGGGGTAATCTTCAGAAACGACCAGCTTTTGTTTACAGCCATTTCCATGGTGCTTTTTATGATAGGATATACCACCACGACAAGTTTCGGCGTCTATTTCTTTAAGTATGCATACAAATACGAAAATATGTACATGGTTTTTGCAGGTATATTAGTCCCTTAAGGTCAAAATTCAT
Encoded proteins:
- a CDS encoding sugar kinase — its product is MDLRKDFTYALVVPTSMGVRITPINGQPVHSSDTYIMQATSAETNVASISSYLGLPVKVLTTFVKGSPIAQFIKNNLASRHMAYEGKEVPQGGPWGYRHQFNIADSGYGSRGPRVHNDRAGEVGRTLNVKDFDLDRIFGKEGVQILHLSGLVSALSPETGVFCLELSRAAKKFGTRISFDLNYRASFWENREKELHDIFTEIASISDILVGNEEDFQLCLGIEGPEAGGKDLTAKIESFKEMIKCVKKAFPNASVFATTLRQVISANSHKWGAIMLEGDTWHVIEPREITVLDRIGGGDGFVGGMLYAILKGWEPEKWIQFGWASGALATTFLTDYAQPADEEQIWSIWEGNARVKR
- a CDS encoding MFS transporter encodes the protein MEKAAKLNCYYFGLGTVGRDMLYIMVSMYLMVYLTEILNLPDSVMWYMTGAHTVLRIFDAVNDPFMGVLVDNAQTRFGKFKPWIVAGSIIGGILTILLFTDFGFTGTEYVIYFIIIYLAWDLAYGINDIAYWSMLPSLAID
- a CDS encoding MFS transporter, with amino-acid sequence MGSFAKICANIGMYIAVVGILSVTNALGGNTRAWFVFAVAIVAITWAFLCFTVFGVKENRSIYKKEKTTSLKEMFGVIFRNDQLLFTAISMVLFMIGYTTTTSFGVYFFKYAYKYENMYMVFAGILVP